A single region of the Deinococcus sp. KNUC1210 genome encodes:
- a CDS encoding replication initiator protein A gives MARKVSKLQLNPKPSGEIRQFDETNLARLGLISAQERIAPSYTTWKTAYDVNGHDGELSCFSPAEVGGVPHGVDGDFVTALNTLYLEQGAPVDAFVHTTAYQLIQRAGFEDNGASYERLAESLRRLRVAEYVIGRAWRRRGEGGNGWASVAFSYISQIRQSTPEYRDLSRGTTLSIQLADPVAESIRNQYIHPLDLEFQVTLKRPLTRALYRLLNARRYSEQDQLHPIAQFTVLVSDWARDCKLTEVITARIKRNLEEAHQELIRRHYLEDVIFEGRGSKATITYVYGDVGTAQQSVQVTPDSPLMQTLIEQQVARNVAVKLIKDYGEAHVYARLERFAALIASGYQPRQSGALLVDIIKDQEGKYSDGIGAVSVQKADSRVRTGIEQTVNRIVPRQESADAEDAREEAEFRALPLEEQAARTVSALKMILRSSAGDGILTRLQAALVDGQIDGRDLLRQAGRAALEMNLQAFVEDLRQLVGRAT, from the coding sequence ATGGCCCGCAAGGTGAGCAAGTTACAGCTCAACCCGAAACCATCCGGCGAAATCCGGCAGTTTGACGAGACTAACCTGGCGCGACTCGGCCTGATCAGCGCACAGGAACGCATTGCACCCAGCTATACCACCTGGAAGACGGCTTACGACGTCAATGGTCATGACGGGGAACTGTCATGTTTCTCCCCTGCCGAAGTTGGCGGTGTGCCGCACGGTGTAGACGGCGATTTCGTGACCGCGCTCAACACGCTGTATCTGGAACAGGGAGCGCCAGTCGATGCGTTCGTGCATACCACCGCCTATCAGCTGATCCAGCGGGCAGGGTTTGAAGACAACGGTGCATCGTATGAAAGGCTTGCAGAGTCACTGCGGCGGCTACGGGTCGCGGAGTATGTGATTGGCCGGGCATGGCGGAGACGTGGGGAAGGGGGCAATGGTTGGGCAAGTGTCGCCTTTTCGTACATCAGTCAGATTCGTCAGAGTACGCCGGAATATCGTGACCTGAGCCGGGGCACCACGCTGAGTATTCAGCTCGCTGACCCGGTGGCTGAGAGCATCCGTAACCAGTACATCCATCCACTCGATCTGGAGTTTCAGGTCACGCTGAAACGTCCGCTGACTCGTGCCCTGTATCGCCTGCTGAATGCACGGCGGTACAGCGAACAGGATCAGCTGCACCCTATCGCGCAGTTTACCGTTCTGGTATCCGATTGGGCGCGTGACTGCAAGTTGACCGAGGTGATTACTGCCCGCATCAAACGGAATCTAGAAGAAGCCCATCAGGAACTGATTCGGCGGCACTACCTGGAAGACGTCATTTTTGAAGGGCGTGGCAGCAAGGCAACTATCACCTACGTTTACGGCGATGTAGGGACTGCGCAGCAGAGTGTGCAGGTTACGCCAGACTCACCGCTCATGCAGACGCTGATCGAGCAGCAGGTAGCGCGGAACGTGGCGGTCAAGCTAATCAAGGACTACGGTGAGGCTCATGTGTATGCCCGGCTGGAACGCTTTGCTGCTCTGATCGCCTCCGGTTATCAGCCGCGCCAGTCGGGTGCCCTCCTAGTGGATATCATCAAAGATCAGGAGGGCAAGTACAGCGACGGGATAGGCGCAGTCTCGGTGCAGAAGGCTGACTCTAGGGTCAGGACGGGAATAGAGCAGACCGTCAACAGGATTGTGCCGCGCCAGGAAAGCGCCGATGCGGAAGATGCCAGAGAAGAAGCGGAGTTCCGGGCATTGCCGCTTGAAGAGCAGGCTGCACGCACGGTTTCAGCTCTCAAAATGATTCTGAGGTCTTCAGCAGGCGACGGCATTCTGACGCGTCTTCAGGCGGCTCTGGTGGACGGTCAAATTGATGGACGCGATCTGCTGCGACAGGCGGGCCGTGCAGCTCTTGAAATGAACCTGCAGGCGTTCGTCGAAGATCTGCGTCAATTGGTCGGTCGTGCTACCTGA
- a CDS encoding Atu2307/SP_0267 family LLM class monooxygenase has translation MELGVDNFAAIVSDPLTGKTLGAADQLNDLVEQIIVADQVGLDSFGIGEHHRPDSLDSAPTLILAAAATRTQHIRLTSAVTVLSADDPVRVFQQFATLDLLSRGRAEIVAGRGSSVEAYPLFGYDLHDYDSLFQEKLDLLLKLRDHTHLHWSGRHRASLTGQGVYPRPVQAQLPIWLGVGGTPASFARAGTLGLPLMVAIIGGSFRQFRPLVDLYRQAGEQAGHDPATLKVGVHAFGYVADSTQQALNEFYPGYHRMMAERGRERGWRPPTREQFEATSGPGGAFLIGDAPTVAQKVQNLNEVLGGVSRVTFQMTNVLLTHERMQRAITLLGTEVAPRVRERLPL, from the coding sequence ATCGAACTCGGCGTCGATAACTTCGCCGCCATCGTTTCAGACCCGCTGACCGGGAAAACACTCGGTGCTGCCGACCAGCTGAACGATCTGGTCGAACAGATCATCGTGGCCGATCAGGTAGGGCTCGATTCCTTCGGCATCGGGGAGCACCACCGCCCTGACAGTCTGGACTCCGCTCCGACACTGATTCTCGCGGCGGCCGCCACTCGCACCCAGCACATCCGCCTGACAAGTGCGGTGACAGTGCTGAGCGCCGATGACCCGGTGCGTGTGTTTCAGCAGTTCGCCACCCTCGACCTGCTCTCGCGGGGCCGAGCTGAGATCGTGGCCGGGCGTGGATCGTCGGTCGAAGCGTATCCCCTCTTCGGCTACGATCTGCACGATTACGATTCGCTGTTTCAGGAGAAACTTGACCTGCTGCTGAAACTGCGCGATCACACCCACCTTCATTGGTCGGGCCGTCACCGAGCTTCACTGACCGGACAGGGCGTCTACCCGCGCCCGGTACAGGCACAGCTTCCGATATGGCTGGGAGTTGGCGGCACACCCGCCTCGTTTGCGCGTGCTGGAACGCTGGGCCTGCCGCTGATGGTCGCCATTATCGGCGGCAGCTTCCGGCAGTTCAGGCCTCTGGTCGACCTCTACCGGCAGGCCGGAGAGCAGGCTGGACACGATCCTGCCACGCTCAAGGTCGGCGTTCACGCGTTCGGGTACGTGGCTGACAGCACCCAACAGGCTCTGAACGAGTTCTATCCCGGGTATCACCGCATGATGGCCGAGCGGGGCCGGGAACGCGGCTGGCGACCCCCTACCCGCGAGCAATTCGAAGCCACTTCAGGGCCGGGGGGAGCCTTCCTGATCGGTGACGCCCCGACGGTGGCCCAGAAAGTACAGAATCTGAATGAGGTGCTGGGCGGCGTGTCACGTGTCACGTTTCAGATGACCAACGTCCTCCTGACCCATGAACGGATGCAGCGGGCCATCACGCTCCTGGGAACTGAGGTCGCCCCCCGCGTGCGCGAACGCTTACCGCTGTAA
- a CDS encoding ATPase, T2SS/T4P/T4SS family: protein MSLSIGDRRLGAMLLEQGYVNDSDLQRALDRQIEIGGRLADILVDGGVVGEKRIAHAIEEALGIPLVDLTSVDPNPLALRSLKAQIAESVLAFPFALEGDTLRVAFVDPLSSLTFETVEDASGLNIEVYQALREQVQWAIALYYPELGKSAPMPASLTAVQGTFLGQRLIINGHLREDQLKIALEQQSYGGEAIGSILLRLDMITEDQLYEALAEQAGTVYVPDLSRYEPEMDVLGLLLRVDALQLSVVPLEDRGVEIQVIGSDQRRQQDIEALLGRPVEMLLGRPADVEALIERCYPQNGRLGEQMLRQGSLSRSQLREALQVQARSGKVKPLGEVIVDLGFASSEEIDQALQKQTAGGGRLEDTLVQSGKLSPEMLARSLASQLGYEFLDPVQSPPDPKVALLINESTARRYTVVPMRLQGNALVVAMKDPRNVFALDDLRLISGRDIIPAVMAEKDIVRLIERYFGSADMVQLNERLVQESRSRDRERESQVDTTDLDDNAVVRVVDNIIREAALQDASDIHIEPTEHHLRVRYRIDGTLRDHMELPKGSAQSVLARIKILGQLDIAERRIPQDGRLRFRKGSIDLDLRLSTLPTVYGEKAVMRLLQKAHNIPEVEQLGLSEHNFQRFSDLIEKPNGIFLITGPTGSGKSFSSFSILKRIARPEKNTTTIEDPVEYEIPGINQSQVNPVAGLTFARALRAFLRQDPDIIFVGEIRDAETAKIATEAALTGHLVLATLHTNDAPGAVTRLEEMGVENFNIGASLIGVLGQRLVRKVCPDCKTPTNADPDVLRRLGLSEKELRGATLFRGAGCPRCGGTGYKGRMGIHELMVIDEPLRRAIGKGEPASELREIATSQSSMKTLRQDGIEKAVLGITTLEEVLAVTSA, encoded by the coding sequence ATGTCACTTTCTATCGGAGACCGCAGATTGGGTGCAATGCTCCTCGAACAGGGTTACGTCAACGACTCCGATCTGCAACGCGCACTTGATCGACAGATCGAAATCGGCGGACGGCTGGCAGATATCCTGGTAGACGGCGGTGTGGTGGGTGAAAAGCGTATCGCCCATGCCATCGAGGAAGCGCTGGGCATTCCGCTGGTCGATCTGACGAGTGTTGATCCCAATCCGCTTGCCCTGCGGAGTCTCAAGGCTCAGATCGCCGAATCGGTGCTGGCGTTTCCGTTCGCACTGGAGGGCGACACGCTGCGGGTGGCCTTCGTCGATCCGCTGAGCAGCCTGACATTCGAGACCGTCGAGGATGCCAGTGGCCTGAACATCGAGGTCTATCAGGCGCTGCGCGAACAGGTGCAGTGGGCGATTGCGCTGTATTACCCGGAACTGGGCAAAAGCGCTCCGATGCCCGCCAGTCTGACGGCTGTGCAGGGTACCTTCCTGGGCCAGCGGCTGATCATCAACGGGCATCTTCGAGAAGATCAGCTCAAGATTGCCCTTGAACAGCAGAGTTATGGCGGCGAGGCGATCGGTTCGATTCTGCTGCGCCTCGATATGATCACAGAGGATCAGCTGTACGAGGCCCTCGCCGAGCAGGCCGGGACCGTGTACGTGCCTGACCTCAGCAGGTACGAACCGGAAATGGACGTGCTGGGCCTGCTGTTGCGGGTTGATGCGCTGCAGCTGTCGGTGGTGCCGCTGGAGGACCGGGGTGTAGAAATTCAGGTGATCGGCAGTGACCAGCGCCGGCAGCAGGATATCGAGGCGCTGCTGGGGCGACCGGTCGAGATGCTGCTGGGCCGCCCCGCCGACGTCGAGGCGCTGATCGAGCGCTGTTACCCGCAGAACGGGCGACTGGGCGAACAGATGCTGCGCCAGGGCTCGCTGTCGCGCTCACAGCTGCGCGAGGCGCTGCAGGTGCAGGCCCGCAGCGGCAAGGTCAAGCCGCTGGGCGAGGTGATCGTCGATCTGGGCTTCGCAAGCAGCGAGGAAATCGATCAGGCGCTGCAAAAGCAGACGGCGGGCGGTGGCCGCCTGGAAGACACCCTGGTGCAGTCCGGCAAGCTCAGCCCCGAGATGCTCGCCCGCTCGCTCGCCTCCCAGCTCGGTTACGAGTTCCTCGATCCCGTTCAGAGTCCCCCCGATCCCAAAGTGGCGCTTTTAATCAATGAGTCCACGGCGCGGCGATACACGGTGGTGCCGATGCGCTTACAGGGGAACGCGCTGGTGGTGGCGATGAAGGACCCGCGCAACGTGTTCGCGCTGGACGACCTGCGGCTGATCAGCGGGCGCGACATCATCCCGGCGGTGATGGCCGAAAAGGACATCGTGCGGCTGATCGAGCGCTACTTCGGCTCGGCGGACATGGTCCAGCTCAACGAGCGCCTGGTGCAGGAAAGCCGGAGCCGTGACCGCGAGCGCGAGTCGCAGGTGGACACCACCGATCTGGACGACAACGCGGTGGTGCGGGTGGTGGACAACATCATCCGCGAGGCGGCCTTGCAGGACGCCTCGGACATCCACATCGAGCCGACCGAGCACCACCTGCGGGTGCGCTACCGCATCGACGGCACGCTGCGCGACCACATGGAGCTGCCCAAAGGCTCGGCCCAGAGCGTGCTGGCCCGCATCAAGATCCTGGGGCAGCTGGACATCGCCGAGCGGCGCATTCCGCAGGACGGTCGGTTGCGGTTTCGCAAGGGCAGCATCGATCTGGATCTGCGCCTGAGTACCCTGCCGACGGTGTACGGGGAAAAGGCGGTGATGCGCCTGCTGCAAAAGGCGCATAACATCCCGGAAGTCGAGCAGCTGGGGCTATCGGAGCACAACTTCCAGCGCTTCAGCGATCTGATCGAGAAGCCTAACGGCATCTTCCTGATCACCGGGCCGACCGGCTCGGGCAAGTCGTTTTCCAGCTTCAGTATTCTCAAGCGCATCGCCCGGCCCGAGAAGAACACCACCACCATCGAAGATCCGGTGGAATACGAGATTCCCGGCATCAATCAGTCGCAGGTCAACCCGGTGGCCGGGTTGACGTTTGCCCGGGCGCTGCGGGCGTTTCTGCGCCAGGACCCCGACATCATCTTCGTGGGTGAGATCCGCGACGCCGAAACCGCCAAGATCGCCACCGAAGCCGCGCTCACCGGGCACCTGGTGCTGGCTACCCTGCACACCAACGACGCCCCCGGCGCCGTGACCCGACTGGAAGAGATGGGCGTGGAGAACTTCAACATCGGTGCGTCGCTGATCGGGGTGCTGGGACAGCGTCTGGTCCGCAAGGTCTGTCCCGACTGCAAGACCCCCACCAACGCCGACCCGGATGTGTTGCGCCGCCTGGGGCTGAGCGAGAAGGAACTGCGCGGCGCGACGCTGTTCCGGGGCGCGGGGTGTCCGCGCTGCGGCGGCACCGGGTACAAGGGCCGCATGGGCATTCACGAACTGATGGTGATCGATGAGCCGCTGCGCCGGGCCATCGGCAAGGGGGAACCGGCCAGCGAACTGCGTGAGATCGCCACCTCGCAGAGCAGCATGAAGACCCTGCGCCAGGACGGGATCGAAAAGGCTGTCCTCGGCATCACCACCCTCGAAGAAGTCCTCGCTGTCACCAGCGCGTAA
- a CDS encoding metallophosphoesterase: MLKRQMLSLIPALLLAACAPAQVGGGAGAGNPDVLFTFSTVGDSREDPTTEGLSAQNKLWLQNTRAWSRIMNEANAQGARALFFNGDMIMGYTTDRVTLDRQYAFWRGMAATLMERGTYVMPVAGNHEVQEKGTDAAGKGFKLARVGNEDAWRANMGDLIMDAGRWKSLTGLDATAFDPANTPVIGGADKVSTDQTRLTYSFDAGGSHFVVINTDAVGWDSHAPAAWLARDLAAARARGAAHLFVFGHKPAYTYKYNDKVPAGGIDTDPENQQAFWNTIETYNATYFSGHEHIYHADQPTRAQGGKAWQVIVGSGGSPFEAKPGDSQNPQDRMYAWVTVQVMKNGQVHVDAYGFDEKYGPTQKLASWNL, from the coding sequence ATGCTGAAACGCCAGATGCTGTCGCTGATTCCTGCCCTGCTGCTCGCCGCGTGTGCCCCCGCTCAGGTGGGAGGCGGGGCAGGCGCGGGGAATCCGGATGTGCTCTTTACCTTCAGCACGGTGGGCGACAGCCGGGAAGACCCCACCACCGAAGGTCTGAGCGCTCAGAACAAGCTGTGGCTGCAAAATACCCGTGCCTGGAGCCGCATTATGAACGAGGCCAACGCGCAGGGCGCACGGGCGCTGTTCTTCAACGGTGACATGATCATGGGCTATACCACCGACCGCGTCACGCTCGACCGGCAGTACGCTTTCTGGCGCGGAATGGCGGCCACGCTGATGGAGCGCGGCACCTACGTGATGCCGGTCGCAGGGAACCACGAGGTGCAGGAGAAGGGCACCGACGCGGCGGGCAAGGGGTTCAAGCTGGCGCGTGTGGGCAACGAGGATGCCTGGCGTGCCAACATGGGCGATCTGATCATGGATGCTGGTCGGTGGAAGTCTCTGACTGGCCTCGACGCCACTGCATTCGATCCGGCCAATACCCCGGTGATCGGCGGAGCGGATAAAGTAAGCACCGATCAGACACGGCTGACCTACAGCTTTGACGCGGGCGGTTCTCACTTCGTGGTCATCAATACCGACGCGGTCGGTTGGGACAGCCACGCCCCTGCCGCCTGGCTTGCCCGTGATCTGGCAGCGGCCAGGGCGAGGGGTGCGGCGCATCTGTTCGTGTTCGGCCACAAGCCCGCCTATACCTACAAGTACAACGACAAGGTGCCTGCGGGCGGCATCGACACCGACCCCGAGAACCAGCAGGCCTTCTGGAATACCATCGAGACGTACAACGCCACGTATTTCAGCGGTCACGAGCACATCTATCACGCCGATCAGCCGACCCGGGCGCAGGGTGGCAAGGCCTGGCAGGTGATCGTGGGCTCGGGCGGCAGCCCCTTCGAGGCCAAGCCGGGCGACAGCCAGAATCCGCAGGACCGGATGTACGCCTGGGTCACGGTGCAGGTGATGAAAAACGGGCAGGTCCATGTCGATGCCTACGGCTTCGATGAAAAGTACGGACCGACCCAGAAACTGGCGAGCTGGAACCTCTGA
- a CDS encoding SulP family inorganic anion transporter: MSGFQQYRREWLLNPRKDVLSGIVVALALIPEAIAFSIIAGVSPQVGLYASFIIALVTAFIGGRPGMISAATGAMALLMIGLVKVHGLEYLFAATVLTGVFQVLIGWAKLARYLKFVPRSVMTGFVNALAILIFAAQLPQFAGANWQMYAMVAAGLAIIYLLPRVFRAVPSALVAIVVLTVVAVLTHADVKTVGDMGTLPTALPPFSFPVVPLTLETLGIIVPVSLTLALVGLIESLLTAQLIDDRTDTTSDKNAESRGQGIANIVTGFFGGMAGCAMIGQSMININNGGRGRLSTFVAGSVLLVMILLLQPLLVQIPMAALVAVMIVVSISTFDWSSLNSLRVFPKSESIVMLATVAVTVATKDLALGVLVGVILSALFFARKISKLAEVTFSDQQDGSRTYLVRGQLFFVSTHDFLHQFDFTRPATRVEIDLTHAHFWDGSAVGALDKVMLKYMHLGIPVSLIGLNEASATLIERLAVHDKPGALERTADH, translated from the coding sequence CTGTCCGGCTTCCAGCAGTACCGCCGGGAATGGCTTCTCAACCCCCGCAAAGACGTGCTCTCGGGCATCGTGGTCGCCCTGGCACTCATTCCCGAGGCCATCGCTTTCTCGATCATCGCAGGCGTGTCGCCGCAGGTCGGGCTGTATGCGTCGTTCATCATCGCCCTGGTCACGGCTTTCATCGGCGGGCGGCCCGGCATGATCAGCGCCGCGACCGGGGCCATGGCCCTGCTGATGATCGGTCTGGTCAAAGTGCACGGTCTGGAATACCTGTTTGCCGCCACGGTCCTGACCGGCGTGTTTCAGGTCCTGATCGGCTGGGCCAAACTCGCCCGCTATCTGAAGTTCGTTCCCCGCAGCGTCATGACCGGGTTCGTGAATGCCCTGGCGATCCTGATTTTCGCGGCCCAGTTGCCGCAGTTTGCCGGAGCCAACTGGCAGATGTACGCGATGGTGGCTGCCGGACTGGCGATCATCTATCTGCTTCCACGGGTCTTCAGGGCCGTTCCGAGTGCGCTGGTCGCCATCGTGGTGCTGACCGTGGTGGCAGTCCTGACCCACGCCGATGTCAAGACGGTCGGTGACATGGGCACCCTGCCGACTGCGCTGCCGCCGTTCAGCTTTCCGGTGGTTCCGCTGACCCTGGAAACGCTGGGCATCATCGTCCCGGTGTCGCTCACGCTGGCCCTGGTCGGGTTGATCGAGAGCCTGCTGACCGCTCAGCTGATCGACGACCGCACCGATACCACCAGTGACAAGAACGCCGAGTCGCGTGGACAGGGCATCGCCAACATCGTCACCGGATTTTTCGGGGGCATGGCAGGCTGCGCGATGATCGGGCAGAGCATGATCAACATCAACAATGGTGGACGGGGCCGCCTCTCGACCTTCGTGGCAGGCAGCGTCCTGCTGGTGATGATTCTGCTGCTGCAACCCCTGCTGGTCCAGATTCCGATGGCCGCCCTGGTCGCGGTGATGATCGTGGTCAGTATCAGCACCTTCGACTGGAGCAGCCTGAACTCGCTGAGGGTATTCCCGAAAAGCGAGAGCATCGTGATGCTGGCAACGGTCGCGGTCACGGTCGCCACCAAAGATCTGGCGCTCGGCGTGCTGGTCGGCGTGATTCTCAGCGCCCTGTTCTTTGCCCGCAAGATTTCGAAGCTGGCCGAGGTGACCTTCAGCGATCAGCAGGACGGCAGCCGAACCTATCTGGTGCGCGGTCAGCTGTTCTTTGTCAGCACGCACGACTTTCTGCACCAGTTCGACTTCACACGCCCGGCGACCCGCGTAGAAATCGATCTGACACACGCCCATTTCTGGGACGGCTCGGCGGTGGGAGCGCTCGACAAGGTGATGCTGAAATACATGCACCTGGGCATCCCGGTGTCGCTGATCGGTCTGAACGAGGCGTCTGCGACCCTGATCGAGCGCCTCGCCGTCCACGACAAGCCCGGAGCGCTGGAACGGACCGCAGACCACTGA
- a CDS encoding S1C family serine protease — MNRPARNSQKVLLAASALLALGSAAFFGHTGWAAAQTAAPVTSSVPAFNATRARTENERNTVEVVKAAQDGLVYVSVQSGGRTSTVPRSGTMPGNSDPFAGTPFAGLPFGQGTVPGFQNQPQRGTGSGFFIDARGDILTNYHVVEGADTITIRVHNHPETYTAKVIGTAPDYDLAVIRADKLPTSLIKPIALGNSDGLEPGLKAVALGAPFDLDFSVTEGIISATARKIPVGVRGVSQSVIQTDAAINPGNSGGPLLDSAGRVIGINTQILTGGSEQNAGVGFAIPVNVAKALLPRLTAGDKIITPRLGISYANLSTLDSTALKTLHLPTQGALVMRVEAGSPAEKAGLHAGTQTVTLQDGTSLTLGGDIITQIDGQTVGQNNELQSVIFGRKVGDIVNLKVQRGDQTLNLSAKLTDFTPSATTTQRAQ; from the coding sequence ATGAACAGACCCGCCAGGAATTCTCAAAAAGTTCTGCTCGCTGCCTCGGCGCTGCTGGCGCTGGGCAGTGCAGCCTTCTTCGGGCACACCGGCTGGGCCGCCGCTCAGACGGCCGCACCCGTCACATCGTCGGTGCCTGCCTTCAACGCGACCCGCGCCCGCACCGAGAACGAACGAAATACCGTCGAGGTCGTCAAGGCCGCCCAGGACGGGCTCGTCTATGTCAGCGTGCAGAGCGGCGGCAGGACCAGCACCGTCCCACGCTCCGGCACCATGCCTGGAAACAGCGATCCGTTCGCGGGCACCCCGTTCGCCGGACTGCCGTTCGGTCAGGGCACCGTGCCCGGATTTCAGAATCAGCCGCAGCGTGGCACCGGCAGCGGCTTTTTCATCGACGCTCGGGGCGATATTCTGACCAATTACCACGTGGTCGAGGGGGCCGATACCATCACCATCCGGGTTCACAACCACCCGGAAACCTACACCGCCAAGGTGATCGGCACCGCGCCCGATTATGATCTGGCCGTTATTCGCGCCGACAAGCTGCCCACCAGTCTGATCAAGCCGATTGCACTGGGCAACAGCGACGGTCTGGAACCGGGCCTGAAGGCCGTCGCTCTGGGCGCACCCTTCGATCTGGATTTCAGCGTCACCGAGGGCATCATCAGCGCCACTGCCCGCAAAATTCCGGTGGGCGTGCGCGGCGTGTCGCAGTCGGTGATTCAGACCGACGCCGCCATCAACCCCGGCAACAGCGGCGGTCCACTGCTCGACAGTGCCGGGCGCGTGATCGGCATCAATACCCAGATTCTGACTGGAGGCAGCGAGCAGAACGCCGGGGTGGGCTTTGCCATTCCGGTCAATGTCGCCAAAGCGCTGCTGCCCCGCCTGACGGCAGGCGACAAGATCATCACGCCCCGGCTAGGAATCAGCTACGCCAACCTGAGCACACTCGACAGCACGGCGCTCAAGACCCTGCACCTGCCGACGCAGGGAGCGCTGGTGATGCGGGTGGAAGCGGGCAGCCCCGCCGAGAAAGCTGGCCTGCACGCAGGAACGCAGACGGTCACCCTTCAGGACGGCACCTCGCTGACGCTGGGCGGCGACATCATCACCCAGATCGACGGTCAGACGGTGGGGCAGAACAACGAGCTTCAGAGTGTGATCTTCGGGCGCAAGGTCGGTGACATTGTGAACCTGAAGGTGCAGCGCGGCGACCAGACACTCAACCTGAGCGCGAAGCTGACCGATTTCACGCCCAGCGCCACGACAACCCAGCGGGCTCAGTAG
- a CDS encoding GNAT family N-acetyltransferase, with protein sequence MSPEAAVSAAGPAAIPAAVYQLLGAFRCAMLKYDHLSAARIKASGLTVQQYALLVLIAGRGAEAPSIGEAAEELMLSHNSAVELSQRAQKAGLLVRRSDPQFARRTLLSLSAEGAARLDAATRRLVGELGQERMELQSSLIRWRTLLDAGGFGGTLQTPAVPPPVPRFRVGRAGREARPLLWNLLQLHLHGQSLYHQMDVGSDGQYPYPGFERYWRGKAYQPYLIEVGTLPAGFLLLHHPRQGTTELHELSLLPRFQGQGVGRGVMGQLFGLFPGRWSVEYSLRNLGVHAFWKRVLHGLDVAAEQDLASDGLLGKDLFGRDHRIEFSVPQTP encoded by the coding sequence ATGAGTCCAGAAGCCGCCGTCTCAGCGGCAGGTCCGGCAGCGATTCCAGCGGCGGTGTATCAGCTGCTGGGGGCCTTTCGCTGCGCCATGCTGAAATACGACCACCTGAGTGCGGCGCGGATCAAGGCGAGCGGTCTGACGGTGCAGCAGTACGCGCTGCTGGTGCTGATCGCTGGCCGTGGTGCCGAGGCTCCGAGTATCGGAGAAGCTGCCGAGGAACTGATGCTGAGCCATAACAGCGCGGTTGAACTTTCGCAGCGGGCGCAGAAAGCTGGGCTGCTCGTTCGCCGCAGCGATCCCCAGTTTGCCCGCCGGACGCTGCTGAGCCTCAGTGCAGAGGGAGCGGCACGGCTCGACGCCGCCACCCGTCGGCTGGTCGGTGAACTGGGTCAGGAGCGAATGGAACTGCAGAGTTCCCTGATCCGCTGGCGCACCCTGCTCGACGCTGGGGGCTTCGGCGGCACCCTCCAGACGCCCGCTGTCCCGCCGCCCGTGCCCCGCTTCCGAGTTGGGCGGGCAGGCAGGGAGGCCCGGCCCCTGCTGTGGAATCTGCTTCAGCTTCATCTGCACGGTCAGAGCCTGTATCACCAGATGGACGTGGGTTCCGACGGTCAGTATCCCTATCCGGGATTCGAGCGGTACTGGCGCGGAAAGGCCTATCAGCCGTATCTGATCGAGGTCGGAACCCTGCCTGCCGGATTTCTGCTCCTGCACCATCCCAGGCAGGGCACCACCGAACTGCACGAGTTGAGTCTGCTGCCGCGTTTTCAGGGGCAGGGCGTGGGGCGTGGGGTGATGGGGCAGCTGTTCGGCCTGTTTCCTGGCCGCTGGTCGGTGGAATACAGCCTCCGGAATCTGGGCGTTCACGCCTTCTGGAAGCGGGTGCTGCACGGTCTTGACGTGGCAGCTGAACAGGACCTCGCCTCTGATGGGCTTCTGGGCAAAGACCTGTTCGGCAGAGATCACCGGATCGAGTTCAGCGTTCCTCAGACACCCTGA
- a CDS encoding winged helix-turn-helix transcriptional regulator, whose translation MAREREPQGRAFRIASVCTMLEQNLDARVVLDVICDGPVALKALCTLLPHLSTPRLSRSLQCLEEVGVIEQVSVCTQPVRMAYLLTGAAETCKPFLRGLSLPAPGAAATRSAARFQGRSSAAEPSASGLRTPHS comes from the coding sequence ATGGCGAGAGAGCGGGAACCCCAGGGCCGGGCGTTCAGGATCGCCAGTGTCTGCACCATGCTGGAACAGAACCTCGATGCCCGCGTGGTCCTTGACGTGATCTGTGACGGTCCGGTCGCTCTCAAAGCGCTGTGTACGCTCCTGCCTCACCTTTCCACACCACGGCTGAGTCGTTCGTTGCAGTGTCTGGAAGAAGTCGGCGTGATCGAGCAGGTCAGCGTCTGTACACAGCCGGTCAGGATGGCCTACCTGCTGACCGGTGCCGCCGAGACCTGTAAACCGTTTCTGCGGGGTCTGTCGCTTCCTGCGCCGGGGGCCGCTGCGACCCGCTCTGCCGCCCGCTTTCAGGGCCGCTCCAGCGCGGCTGAACCTTCGGCTTCGGGCCTGCGGACTCCACATTCATGA